CCACGCACTCACTCTGGCCAACCGGCAGAGAGTGGACTATCGCAAGGCTTCTCAGCTCGGCAGAATCGAGAAGGGACCAGTCGACTTCGCGGCCAATCTCTCTCATCAGTTGGAGATGTTGGGTCAAGATGATGGTCATGGTGGCTGCCAAGCTGACTGGTCACTACATCCCCTCTTCAACGACGACAATGTCAACTGCTGTTacagtggtgacgatgatgatgtggaTGTGCTACTGGATGCGTGTGATCAAGACGACGATGATGAGTTGTCGGTCCTAGATGTGATCAGGAGCAAGAGAGAGGTTGAGGGGTTGGAGTTCAACATGGAGGAAGAGATTGACCAGGCTGCTGATATGTTCATCAATAGGTTCCGGCAACGGCTGAACAATGGATTCTAGGGTCTAGCTTCCACGTGGATGTACCTTGGCCTAGGTCTTGTCCTTTTTTTTCCCGAGTGTCCACGTGATAGAAATTTTTGTAGAAATCAATACGAGTAGGAGTTGCTACTTAGCACACAATGACCTGTTTTTGTCCTTTATTTTCCCAAATGTTGTAGAACTGGCGTCATTTCTATAGCATTTGAAGCGAGCTCAGCTTCTGCCGTCGGATGTGGCAGCACCAATCTTGATATTTGTACAGTGTTCCACCGCCCCTCACAAATCACACAGTGAGCGTTCGCTCCCTACTACCCCGAACGCGAACGCCGCTCGTTCTTAGTCGAGCGAAAAGGAAACATTCCGGCTGACCAGTCATCAGCTACTACCACTTCATTAAAAGAGATACTGGAAATTCGGGATCATACAGAGCCAATCTACACGTTGGGACACTGTGTCTTTTGTTGCCTAAATGGAATACTTTCTCCTAGGGTTAAAAATTTCAATGA
This window of the Triticum aestivum cultivar Chinese Spring chromosome 5D, IWGSC CS RefSeq v2.1, whole genome shotgun sequence genome carries:
- the LOC123125141 gene encoding uncharacterized protein, which gives rise to MKIGKTTEILKKAAAVCKSKTAGLLILASLQRRRMASGPMVSKKIHALTLANRQRVDYRKASQLGRIEKGPVDFAANLSHQLEMLGQDDGHGGCQADWSLHPLFNDDNVNCCYSGDDDDVDVLLDACDQDDDDELSVLDVIRSKREVEGLEFNMEEEIDQAADMFINRFRQRLNNGF